In Coccidioides posadasii str. Silveira chromosome 4, complete sequence, one genomic interval encodes:
- a CDS encoding uncharacterized protein (EggNog:ENOG410PT7U~COG:S~BUSCO:8461at33183): MPRSAKRKAANDGNTAHAPKRESRPRRATASYNANKAEAPAQASEKMPPDGAKRATRMRRGRPSKKWSEPFVITSDKSPLVDIDLKLFSNPKSWTCLDEDEKREILSLLPAGTHPNPDGNPEDPESQIEPLPYEFLRYSIPWRDAVRQFQDDLQNGRYDPEWQRQAHEAVEERAAGKFDKWKEEQFEEFWGQKQKIDRGVIAGESSKIKLETLVENDLIQVGDIWKFTRVVRRGKEKILVEKEVKVIGSDGKLLTFAIPSGQRLLLCGVTNDIATKTSPHGIPDSQTTEVKLEPTQPAVESAIISTDSRAVPTSSDPGDAASAKSGNSGKCFQTGNLMSTLQQFVSEMEANGPHENTLDEQPAKTMKAEIVTNPKDVHHTNASDFSITTRNHFIKILEEISSDSESELSDLHTEFDYSNLDLAWDTFRFQLDSKSQTAERAIPDTQESGSSIELNTHKITAESVPVDLPKETSPMGNTLEISKAIKSDVSAADPEENQKDGESKAFEHITKASDGTEPESNGQPQIRDVVFRGVRGPTSLHNKILEIDGRIKNPPNGNAWKDFRCYRNNQDIGSLWDIRQSWYLRGR; encoded by the exons ATGCCCCGTAGCGCCAAGAGGAAGGCGGCCAATGACGGCAATACCGCGCATGCGCCAAAACGCGAATC CCGTCCCCGTCGAGCTACTGCATCCTATAATGCCAACAAAGCGGAGGCTCCCGCACAGGCTTCAGAGAAGATGCCCCCCGATGGAGCTAAAAGGGCCACTCGGATGCGTCGaggaaggccatcaaagAAATGGAGCGAACCTTTCGTGATTACAAGTGACAAATCTCCGCTAGTCGACATTGACTTG AAGCTGTTCTCTAATCCCAAGTCTTGGACCTGCCTCGATGAAGATGAGAAGAGGGAGATCCTTTCTCTACTTCCTGCCGGAACCCACCCTAATCCTGATGGAAACCCTGAAGACCCAGAGTCTCAGATAGAGCCATTACCTTACGAATTTCTCCGCTACTCGATCCCGTGGCGCGATGCGGTGCGCCAATTTCAGGACGACCTACAAAATGGCAGATACGATCCGGAATGGCAGCGCCAGGCCCACGAAGCTGTAGAAGAAAGAGCTGCCGGGAAATTTGACAAATGGAAGGAAGAGCAATTCGAGGAGTTCTGGGGTCAGAAGCAAAAGATCGATCGCGGGGTGATTGCCGGAGAAAGTTCAAAGATCAAGCTCGAAACTCTGGTTGAAAATGACCTTATACAGGTTGGTGATATTTGGAAATTTACTAGAGTTGTTCGAAGAGGTAAAGAGAAGATACTTGTTGAAAAGGAAGTGAAG GTAATCGGCTCTGATGGGAAACTCCTTACGTTCGCAATCCCTTCCGGCCAGCGTCTCCTGCTTTGTGGGGTCACGAATGACATTGCAACGAAAACTTCTCCACATGGAATTCCAGACTCGCAGACTACTGAAGTTAAACTTGAGCCAACGCAGCCTGCTGTCGAAAGTGCTATCATTTCCACCGACAGTAGAGCAGTGCCTACGTCGTCTGATCCGGGTGATGCTGCGAGTGCGAAGAGTGGCAATTCTGGAAAGTGTTTCCAAACGGGAAACCTCATGTCTACCCTACAGCAATTTGTTTCTGAGATGGAAGCGAATGGCCCCCACGAAAACACCCTAGATGAGCAGCCTGCGAAAACTATGAAGGCAGAGATAGTAACTAATCCCAAGGATGTCCACCATACAAATGCTAGCGACTTCAGCATTACAACTCGCAACCATTTTATCAAAATTCTAGAGGAGATTAGTTCAGATTCTGAATCTGAACTTTCGGACTTACACACGGAATTTGACTATTCCAACCTTGATCTCGCATGGGACACCTTTCGTTTCCAACTTGATTCAAAGTCCCAAACTGCCGAAAGGGCAATACCTGACACCCAGGAAAGTGGGAGTTCCATTGAGCTTAATACCCACAAGATTACGGCTGAAAGTGTGCCGGTCGATCTTCCGAAAGAGACGTCTCCTATGGGTAATACTTTGGAAATTTCGAAAGCTATCAAGAGTGATGTTAGTGCTGCTGATCCTGAGGAAAACCAAAAGGACGGTGAGAGCAAGGCCTTTGAACACATAACTAAAGCTAGCGATGGCACTGAGCCCGAGAGCAACGGACAGCCCCAGATCAGGGACGTCGTGTTCAGAGGTGTCCGAGGTCCCACCAGTTTACACAACAAGATTCTCGAGATTGATGGACGTATTAAAAACCCGCCTAACGGAAACGCTTGGAAAGATTTTCGCTGTTACAGAAACAACCAAGATATTGGCTCTCTTTGGGATATTCGACAATCTTGGTATCTTCGGGGTCGCtga
- a CDS encoding uncharacterized protein (EggNog:ENOG410PIU3~COG:S~TransMembrane:2 (i21-39o343-364i)) — MSERRPQQREESSTSLALKSALQGLAIFALSQFVIQRIFPSKQAANVSGGRSGIPSWADRPDQSTITNATVFPHYVAPMWEQENIGLDIDIFISPYLTIPSLKKVPKDIKVLEEKNFTVGDWNENREIATEIFVPKAVQNNGTLWAHFYVALSGHQLDPSEKDYDPETAYHFVRPLNQYLPKKKVKKLRNLLDAKNETEPEEEAPKKVEFGSFYHPNVSLSLIPDSGTLNYQVMHPGVRQFVQLERTGARDASGQNGWYYPIIFVNTFWQLRGHMIELNSTVETLPLRISLNNLKNWKFSIYASVDENMKQTQRQAALGGPMPAGSDGSEFEMVKEILLDTNAYLLATTGIVSILHMIFEGLAFKNDIVSWKSRFFNCLLSYPKKQSTYSPTCL; from the exons ATGTCGGAGCGAAGACCACAACAGAGAGAGGAGAGCTCTACGAGC CTTGCCCTCAAGTCTGCCCTTCAGGGGCTGGCCATCTTCGCCCTCTCCCAGTTCGTTATCCAACGGATCTTCCCTTCGAAGCAAGCCGCAAATGTCTCCGGTGGACGCTCAGGCATCCCGTCCTGGGCGGATCGGCCCGATCAAAGCACAATCACCAACGCGACGGTCTTCCCGCACTACGTTGCACCTATGTGGGAGCAAGAAAATATCGGATTGGACATTGACATCTTTATTTCGCCGTACCTCACCATCCCATCACTGAAGAAAGTTCCGAAGGATATCAAGGTCCTCGAGGAGAAGAACTTTACTGTTGGAGACTGGAACGAGAACAGGGAGATCGCCACGGAAATTTTCGTTCCAAAGGCAGTACAGAATAACGGCACCCTCTGGGCTCACTTCTACGTTGCACTTTCGGGACACCAGCTTGACCCGAGCGAAAAGGACTACGACCCTGAGACCGCTTATCATTTCGTCCGGCCACTAAATCAGTATTTGCCTAAAAAGAAGGTAAAGAAGCTGAGGAACCTGCTCGATGCCAAAAATGAAACCGAGCCGGAGGAGGAGGCTCCGAAAAAGGTTGAATTCGGATCATTCTATCATCCAAACGTCAGTCTCTCCCTGATTCCAGACAGCGGAACTTTGAACTATCAAGTAATGCACCCTGGTGTCCGTCAGTTCGTTCAACTAGAAAGGACCGGTGCAAGAGACGCTTCGGGACAGAACGGATGGTACTATCCTATTATCTTTGTCAATACTTTTTGGCAACTAAGAGGCCATATGATTGAGTTGAATTCCACGGTTGAAACGCTTCCTCTTCGAATTTCCCTCAATAACCTCAAGAATTGGAAGTTCAGCATTTACGCTAGTGTTGATGAGAACATGAAGCAAACCCAACGTCAAGCAGCCCTGGGAGGCCCGATGCCGGCTGGTAGCGATGGTAGTGAGTTTGAAATGGTCAAAGAGATCCTCCTTGACACGAACGCCTACCTTTTAGCGACAACCGGCATCGTCAGCATCTTGCACATGATTTTCGAAGGTCTTGCTTTCAAAAACGATATTGTAAGTTGGAAATCCCGCTTTTTCAACTGTCTACTGAGCTAcccaaaaaagcaaagtaCTTACTCCCCCACGTGCCTATAG
- the MEP9 gene encoding Extracellular metalloproteinase 9 (SECRETED:SignalP(1-19)~EggNog:ENOG410PH2R~COG:O~MEROPS:MER0001400): MHGLLLAAGLLSLPLRALGHPNPNPQMHTLSRRGAVDLDAFRLGQNAEYSNTASVASNPPALSIRSTQSYVDVAKDLVKTTLPDATFRVVNDHYVGTNGVAHVHLRQTVHGIDVDNADFNVNVKDGKVFSFGNSFYKGKIPEENPMVKRDHADPVKALKGVVSALKLPVKTEKASAAISAQSQGQDAVVFKGTSGALSDPKGELVYLIKPDGELSLTWKVETDVGDNWLLSYIDAKDGKNIHGVVDYVADATYQVYPWGINDPTEGEREVFTDPWDGNASEFTWISDGRTRYPTTRGNNGIAQDNPSGGNQYENNYRPMSDDLRFEYPYSTDMSPPDSYIDASITQLFYTANVYHDLLYILGFTERAGNFEYNNNNQGGRGNDYVILNSQDGSGTNNANFATPPDGQPGRMRMYTWTTSRPNRDGSFEAGIVIHEYTHGLSNRLCGGPSNSRCLNALESGGMGEGWGDFMATAIRLKAGDTRETDYTMGEWAANQQGGIRQHPYSTNLQTNPLVYTTVNQYREVHDIGTVWASMLYEVLWNLIDKHGKNDGPKPELRDGVPTDGKYLTMKLVIDGMALQPCNPNFVQARDAILDADEALTGGENKCEIWAGFAKRELGTGARYDRSRRTGSTDVPQECQ, translated from the exons ATGCACGGTCTTTTGCTCGCCGCCGGGCTCCTCAGCCTGCCCCTTCGCGCTCTTGGGCACCCAAACCCAAACCCGCAGATGCACACGCTCTCTCGCCGAGGCGCTGTTGACCTAGATGCTTTCCGCCTGGGCCAGAATGCCGAATACTCAAATACCGCGAGTGTAGCTTCGAACCCGCCCGCTTTGTCCATCAGGAGCACCCAGAGCTACGTGGATGTCGCCAAGGACCTTGTCAAGACCACTCTCCCAGACGCAACTTTCCGTGTTGTCAATGACCATTATGTTGGAACCAACGGCGTTGCCCATGTTCACCTCCGCCAGACTGTCCATGGCATCGACGTCGACAATGCTGACTTCAACGTTAAC GTCAAAGATGGCAAGGTGTTCTCCTTCGGAAATTCCTTCTACAAGGGCAAGATCCCAGAGGAGAACCCAATGGTCAAGCGAGACCACGCCGACCCCGTTAAGGCATTGAAAGGAGTGGTCAGCGCCCTCAAACTTCCCGTCAAGACTGAGAAGGCATCTGCCGCTATCTCAGCGCAGAGCCAAGGCCAAGACGCCGTTGTTTTCAAGGGAACCTCCGGAGCCCTTTCCGACCCCAAGGGTGAACTTGTCTACCTTATCAAGCCAGATGGAGAGCTTTCTTTGACCTGGAAAGTCGAAACCGACGTCGGTGACAACTGGCTCTTGTCCTACATTGATGCCAAGGATGGCAAGAACATCCATGGTGTCGTTGACTACGTTGCTGATGCTACTTATCAAGTTTA TCCCTGGGGTATTAACGACCCTACTGAAGGCGAGCGCGAAGTCTTCACTGACCCTTGGGATGGAAATGCATCTGAGTTCACCTGGATCAGTGACGGAAGAACCCGCTACCCAACCACCCGGGGCAACAACGGAATCGCCCAAGATAACCCGAGTGGTGGTAACCAATATGAAAACAACTACCGCCCAATGAGCGACGATCTCCGATTCGAGTACCCTTACTCCACTGACATGAGCCCTCCAGATTCTTACATTGATGCGTCCATTACCCAGCTGTTCTACACTGCAAACGTTTACCATGACCTCCTTTACATCCTCGGTTTCACCGAGAGAGCCGGAAACTTTGAGTACAACAATAACAACCAGGGTGGCAGAGGAAATGACTACGTTATTTTGAATTCCCAGGATGGCTCTGGCACCAACAATGCCAACTTTGCCACTCCCCCTGATGGCCAGCCCGGTCGCATGCGCATGTACACATGGACCACCTCCCGACCTAACCGAGATGGCAGCTTTGAGGCAGGTATTGTCATCCACGAATACACTCACGGCC TTTCCAACCGTCTTTGCGGTGGACCTTCCAACTCTCGCTGCTTGAACGCTCTCGAATCCGGCGGTATGGGTGAAGGCTGGGGAGACTTCATGGCCACTGCCATCCGCTTGAAGGCTGGTGACACACGCGAGACTGACTACACCATGGGTGAATGGGCTGCCAACCAACAGGGTGGCATTCGTCAGCACCCCTACTCCACCAACCTCCAGACCAACCCTCTTGTCTACACCACCGTCAACCAATACAGAGAAGTTCACGACATTGGTACTGTCTGGGCTAGTATGCTCTATGAAGTCCTCTGGAACCTCATTGATAAGCACGGCAAGAACGACGGCCCCAAGCCTGAGTTGCGCGATGGCGTCCCAACTGACGGCAAATACCTTACCATGAAGCTCGTTATCGACGGCATGGCCCT GCAACCATGCAACCCCAACTTCGTCCAGGCCCGTGATGCCATCCTCGATGCCGACGAGGCTCTTACCGGCGGTGAGAACAAGTGTGAAATCTGGGCCGGATTCGCCAAGCGTGAATTGGGAACTGGCGCTCGTTATGACAGGAGCAGACGCACTGGAAGCACCGACGTTCCACAGGAATGTCAATAA
- the SEC22 gene encoding SNAP receptor (BUSCO:359482at4751~EggNog:ENOG410PHQQ~COG:U~TransMembrane:1 (i196-214o)~BUSCO:13423at33183), with protein sequence MVKSTQISRLDGLMLSASVDDEQAEAQLAEVKGQAKMIFRRLNSNSEPEASIESGQYNLHYIIKDDICFLCIADRSYPRKLAFAYLADIANEFVNMYPPSQYLSSNLRPYAFVEFDSYLQRKKKSYQDSRASANLDRLNDELKDVTKVMTKNIEDLLYRGDSLERMGEMSGRLREDSRKYRKAAVRINWELLIKQYGPFGAVGLLVIILLWWRFF encoded by the exons ATGGTGAAATCAACTCAGATCTCGAGACTGGATG GTCTCATGCTCTCTGCCTCTGTGGATGATGAACAG GCAGAAGCGCAATTGGCCGAAGTGAAGGGCCAGGCCAAAATGATATTTCGTCGACTGAATAGCAATTCCGAACCAGAAGCTAGCATAGAGTCCGGACAGTACAACTTACA TTACATTATCAAGGATGATATTTGCTTTCTGTGCATTGCAGACCGATCATACCCCCGAAAGCTCGCATTCGCATATCTCGCCGATATCGCAAACGAATTCGTCAACATGTACCCTCCCTCCCAATACCTTTCCTCCAACCTCCGCCCATATGCATTTGTCGAGTTTGACAGCTACCTCCAGCGCAAAAAGAAGTCGTACCAGGATAGCCGGGCATCGGCAAACCTTGACAGATTGAACGATGAGCTCAAAGACGTAACCAAGGTGATGACAAAGAACATTGAGGATCTCCTGTACCGAGGCGATAGCCTCGAACGCATGGGAGAGATGTCGGGCCGGTTGCGAGAGGATAGCCGCAAATATCGTAAGGCTGCGGTCAGGATAAATTGGGAATTGTTAATAAAACAG TATGGTCCCTTCGGCGCCGTTGGCTTGCTGGTTATTATTCTTCTCTGGTGGCGGTTTTTCTAG
- a CDS encoding uncharacterized protein (EggNog:ENOG410PKXJ~COG:S~TransMembrane:1 (o122-144i)~BUSCO:11200at33183) produces the protein MQSQMQLSKSQVTFVSFETFTRPEGVDSFLSATRKSPNEVAKEVVASFPPRDDKFPDKRTLVIIDSIHPLVCRKGAGQEVNVAEFLSSMLSAASKRTQISLIVVYHQDMPAPRNSLPYSPSLLSLLTYLATSIFTVHSLAHVLARKAAADRSMVTPVFGLEEERDGVIIGRQDSGKRLGKNDGIVLEMEHRRKSGRGVVEWYFLPAASQYSQGQAREVAILLDDHPLYKREEEPGPHTGDEEPVSTFELGLTERQRRDRENVVLPYFDAQKGEGPGEGGRILYEMGEEDDFDEEEDEI, from the exons ATGCAATCCCAAATGCAGCTATCCAAGTCGCAAGTAACTTTTGTCTCTTTTGAGACTTTCACACGCCCTGAAGGGGTGGACTCCTTTCTTTCTGCCACAAGGAAGAGTCCGAACGAGGTAGCAAAGGAAGTAGTGGCATCCTTTCCGCCCCGGGATGATAAGTTTCCCGATAAAA GAACTCTTGTGATCATCGACTCTATTCATCCGCTAGTATGCCGCAAAGGTGCTGGCCAGGAGGTAAACGTAGCCGAATTTCTGAGCAGTATGCTCAGCGCTGCAAGTAAAAGAACACAGATCTCCCTGATCGTTGTTTACCACCAAGATATGCCTGCTCCACGTAACTCCCTTCCTTATTCACCATCGCTGCTGTCTCTCTTAACATACTTAGCAACGAGTATCTTCACTGTCCACTCGCTAGCACATGTGCTGGCCCGGAAAGCTGCAGCCGACAGGAGTATGGTTACTCCAGTGTTTGGCCTTGAGGAAGAGAGGGACGGCGTTATTATTGGCCGACAGGACTCCGGTAAAAGGCTCGGAAAAAATGACGGCATTGTACTAGAGATGGAGCACAGGCGAAAAAGTGGCAGAGGAGTTGTTGAATGGTACTTTCTTCCTGCTGCATCGCAGTACTCTCAAGGACAGGCACGGGAGGTGGCGATACTGCTTGACGACCATCCGCTTTACAAGCGGGAAGAAGAGCCTGGCCCGCACACGGGAGATGAAGAACCGGTGTCAACATTCGAGCTTGGGCTCACGGAACGACAACGCAGAGATAGAGAAAATGTGGTCCTCCCGTATTTCGATGCGCAAAAGGGTGAAGGCCCAGGTGAAGGGGGGCGCATTCTATACGAGATGGGAGAAGAGGATGATTttgacgaggaagaagatgaaatctGA
- a CDS encoding uncharacterized protein (EggNog:ENOG410PIU3~COG:S~TransMembrane:2 (i84-103o109-135i)) — translation MQGVIFLYLLDNSEGTSWMILAGQGFGVALEAWKITKTVNVRIRRPSSGSRFAFLPYHVVFEDKHTLSETEKKTKEYDEIAFKWLYIIAVPLLIGYAIYSLVYETHKSWYSFLIETLVGSVYAYGFLMMVPSLYINYRLKSVAHMPGKALMYKFLNTFIDDLFAFTIKMPTLHRLATLRDDVIFFIWLYQSWKYKVDYKRVNEFGQGGEEDEAEAEAEAEAEKKQDGSAANTRDQPASATTSTASPSSQSKSAKSSARRRK, via the exons ATGCAAGGTGTGATATTTTTATACCTGCTAGATAACAGTGAAGGTACTTCTTGGATGATCCTTGCCGGTCAGGGATTCGGCGTTGCCCTCGAGGCATGGAAGATCACCAAGACCGTAAATGTCCGCATTCGACGCCCCAGTTCCGGGTCTCGCTTTGCATTCCTGCCGTACCATGTTGTCTTCGAGGACAAGCATACGCTCAGCGAGACGGAAAAGAAGACCAAGGAATATGACGAGATTGCGTTCAAGTGGTTGTACATCATTGCGGTCCCGTTATTGATTGGATACGCAATCTATAGCCTCGTATATGAGACCCATAAGTCATGGTACTCGTTTCTCATTGAAACCCTGGTCGGTAGCGTCTATGCCTATGGATTTTTGATGATGGTTCCGAGTTTGTATATCAACTATCGCCTAAAG TCCGTGGCGCACATGCCTGGAAAAGCTCTCATGTACAAGTTCCTGAACACTTTTATCGATGATCTTTTCGCTTTCACTATCAAAATGCCAACACTTCACCGTCTTGCGACACTGAGAGACGATGTGATCTTTTTCATCTGGCTGTACCAGAGTTGGAAATACAAAGTTGACTATAAGCGAGTCAACGAGTTCGGTCAGGGCGGAGAAGAGGATGAAGCTGAAgcggaggcggaggcggaggcggaAAAGAAACAGGATGGTAGTGCAGCCAACACGAGGGACCAGCCTGCATCTGCGACTACCTCCACAGCGTCCCCATCCTCTCAATCCAAGTCGGCAAAGAGCTCGGCTCGGCGAAGAAAGTGA
- a CDS encoding uncharacterized protein (SECRETED:SignalP(1-20)~EggNog:ENOG410Q550~COG:O~MEROPS:MER0005078), producing the protein MSILFKIFASTLAVVSVVNAGELLNFENERDIIRGSYIVVMKDGTSSSDLKSHMNWAANVHHGNLAKQGPSRSTGFQFSFDIGGWRGYSGKFDNDTLNAIVNNAHVKYVEPDRMASATVLKIQKNAPSWGLGRISHTFRGFKNYLYHSSAGEGVLAYVVDTGIDINHPEFEGRAEWGINVVDEVDTDEHGHGTHVAGTIGSKTFGVAKKVKLVAVKALGKDSRGPDSGIIAAMDWAVKHAKERGILGKAIMNLSLTGDTATALNEAAERAVEEGLFLGVAAGNNNRDAINESPASVETVCTAGASAENDEKASFSNFGSLLDIYAPGNKIISTLPGGGNGTMSGTSMAAPHVCGVAALLMSSEGIKAQEACDRIKKLARPAIRNPGNSTTNKLLYNKSGF; encoded by the exons ATGAGCATCCTTTTTAAAATTTTTGCCAGTACCCTGGCAGTGGTATCTGTTGTCAATGCGGGGGAGCTTCTCAACTTTGAGAATGAGAGGGACATCATCCGAGGCTCGTATATTGTGGTGATGAAAGATGGGACCTCATCGTCGGACTTGAAATCTCACATGAATTGGGCAGCCAACGTCCATCATGGAAATCTAGCAAAGCAAGGTCCAAGCCGCTCCACCGGATTCCAATTCAGCTTTGATATTGGTGGTTGGAGAGGTTACAGCGGAAAATTCGACAATGATACATTAAATGCGATTGTCAACAATGCTCAT GTCAAATATGTGGAGCCCGATCGTATGGCTAGCGCGACTGTCTTGAAAATCCAGAAGAACGCTCCATCTTGGGGACTTGGTAGGATTTCACATACATTCCGTGGCTTTAAAAACTACCTCTATCATAGTTCCGCCGGTGAGGGTGTATTGGCCTATGTAGTGGATACTGGCATTGACATTAACCATCCGGAGTTTGAGGGTCGGGCTGAATGGGGAATCAATGTCGTGGACGAAGTGGACACGGACGAGCACGGTCATGGAACCCATGTGGCTGGTACTATCGGCTCCAAGACATTTGGCGTCGCTAAGAAAGTGAAGCTCGTCGCAGTTAAAGCCTTAGGAAAGGATTCTAGGGGTCCTGACAGCGGGATCATCGCGGCCATGGACTGGGCTGTGAAGCATGCGAAGGAGAGGGGCATCCTTGGTAAAGCCATCATGAACCTGAGCTTGACAGGCGACACTGCGACTGCTTTGAACGAAGCCGCGGAAAGAGCTGTTGAAGAGGGTCTCTTTCTTGGAGTGGCCGCGGGGAATAACAAT CGCGACGCCATCAACGAGTCACCAGCATCCGTAGAGACTGTATGCACGGCCGGTGCCAGTGCCGAGAATGATGAAAAGGCCTCCTTCTCCAACTTTGGGTCTCTTC TTGACATTTATGCTCCTGGAAACAAAATTATATCAACCTTGCCTGGTGGGGGTAACGGTACAATGTCAGGCACATCTATGGCTGCGCCTCACGTCTGTGGTGTCGCTGCTCTTCTCATGTCTTCTGAAGGTATCAAGGCGCAGGAGGCCTGCGATCGCATCAAAAAGTTGGCACGGCCAGCCATCAGGAATCCTGGGAACAGCACCACCAACAAGCTGCTCTACAACAAGAGCGGCTTCTAA
- a CDS encoding uncharacterized protein (EggNog:ENOG410PRZW~COG:A) → MAEPPAKRARRMDSSTMWDMNDRHSKQTTYAADEVDGSGRRDRDETKQPTTSSRAEGRRRSRSRERDDKRRDRSRSRDRWARDGYRDGRRDGDRDMRSVRDRDRSRSRDRSRDKEYSRRDYYSKSSRYRDRPRTRSRSRSRSPPRNGAKLRTRSPPRGPRSDRKDTGRRSVPPDADREPNGLSDRKRQSSKLGDAVRMDLDDAADADDMEQLMMKTMGFKSFRSTQNTKVPGNQIYGVRKEKKTEYRQYMNRVGGFNRPLSPSR, encoded by the exons ATGGCTGAGCCACCAGCCAAACGCGCCAGGCGCATGGACAGTTCAACGATGTGGGACATGAACGACAGACATTCAAAACAAACTACCTACGCAGCAGACGAAGTGGATGGCTCGGGAAGACGCGATCGAGATGAAACAAAGCAACCTACGACATCATCACGAGCAGAGGGACGGCGGAGATCTCGATCGCGAGAAAGGGACGATAAAAGACGGGATCGCAGCAGATCGCGGGATCGATGGGCGAGAGATGGATACAGAGACGGGCGACGAGACGGTGATCGAGATATGCGCAGTGTAAGGGATAGGGATAGAAGCAGAAGTCGTGATCGGAGTCGTGACAAGGAGTATTCGCGACGAG ATTATTATTCTAAATCTAGTCGATATCGCGACCGGCCCCGGACCAGATCAAGATCTCGATCTCGCTCACCACCCCGCAATGGCGCAAAACTGCGAACAAGATCACCGCCACGTGGTCCACGATCCGATCGGAAAGACACTGGAAGGCGTAGCGTGCCTCCGGATGCTGATAGAGAACCCAACGGCTTGTCAGATCGGAAACGACAGTCTTCAAAACTTGGAGATGCCGTCAGGATGGATTTGGACGACGCTGCGGATGCCGATGATATGGAGCagctgatgatgaagacaaTGGGGTTCAAGTCTTTCCGGTCTACACAAAATACTAAGGTTCCTGGAAATCAGATCTATGGTGTTcggaaggagaagaagacaGAGTATCGACAGTACATGAATCGTGTGGGAGGATTTAACAGGCCACTGAGTCCGTCGAGATGA
- a CDS encoding uncharacterized protein (EggNog:ENOG410PII2~COG:Q~BUSCO:8956at33183), which translates to MTDNPSPPPSSGSGPPPPSSHFPTHDGPRVWVLSAGDSPIGISLTRQLLAHGDQVVTGITPSNPEREDPRRVNFDVFLDEISTEDEYKGWLERLETVELDIRLMSDCQVAIAAAIAKFGRIDILFCCTSQAIIGAVEELAVSERTQALVRDQFETNYFGPVNLIKAVLPQMRKQKAGHIMVLGGITGHIGTPGLGVYCAAGWALEGFCDSIAYEIAPFNIRVSILQCNIEIGILSNLVTSVPPMYPTYSRTANHAPLFRGILNDILSRLPSVTGYPDSPVPSPISDPSPCSVSTTSTSNPEAHHEQNTIDANLHPLSAKTIVSLYPPLSPAHLDLLTAETIHAITAIGGHENPPARHIVGAESVASVKEKLKTISEELEDFIACSSAVDIVSDENAMRVVSEETTAQAAIP; encoded by the exons ATGACGGATAACCCTTCTCCACCTCCATCATCTGGCTCCGGCCCTCCTCCGCCGTCCTCCCACTTCCCAACTCACGATGGACCTCGAGTCTGGGTTTTGTCTGCCGGTGACTCGCCGATTGGTATTTCGCTAACGCGCCAACTGCTAGCCCATGGCGACCAAGTGGTGACGGGGATTACTCCGTCGAATCCAGAGAGAGAGGATCCGCGAAGGGTGAATTTCGATGTCTTCTTGGACGAGATCAGCACCGAGGATGAGTACAAAGGGTGGTTGGAGAGGCTTGAGACCGTAGAGTTGGATATCAG ATTGATGAGTGACTGTCAGGTAGCCATTGCTGCTGCTATCGCTAAGTTTGGAAGAATTGATATCCTTTTCTGCTGTACAAGCCAAG CTATAATTGGAGCAGTCGAAGAACTCGCGGTTTCGGAACGAACCCAGGCTTTGGTGAGAGACCAATTCGAAACCAATTACTTCGGCCCTGTCAACTTGATCAAGGCTGTATTGCCGCAGATGCGAAAACAAAAGGCTGGTCATATTATGGTCCTTGGCGGAATCA CGGGACATATAGGGACACCAGGTCTTGGGGTATATTGTGCTGCAGGCTGGGCACTTGAGGGTTTCTGCGAC AGCATCGCATACGAAATCGCCCCTTTCAACATTCGCGTGTCCATCCTCCAATGTAACATCGAAATTGGAATCCTCTCCAACCTCGTCACCAGCGTTCCTCCCATGTATCCCACCTACTCTCGCACAGCTAACCACGCACCATTATTCCGCGGAATCCTGAATGACATTCTCTCCCGCCTCCCAAGCGTCACGGGGTACCCTGATTCACCTGTCCCATCACCAATATCCGATCCATCCCCTTGCTCTGTCTCCACCACCTCCACCAGTAACCCGGAAGCCCACCACGAACAAAACACCATAGACGCGAACCTCCATCCACTTTCCGCAAAGACCATTGTTTCCCTCTATCCGCCGCTCAGTCCTGCACATCTGGATCTTCTCACGGCGGAAACTATACACGCCATTACCGCTATCGGAGGCCATGAGAATCCACCAGCACGACACATTGTTGGTGCTGAATCCGTGGCCAGTGTGAAAGAGAAGTTAAAGACAATAAGCGAAGAGCTGGAGGATTTCATAGCTTGCAGTTCTGCGGTGGATATTGTTAGCGATGAGAATGCCATGCGTGTGGTTAGCGAGGAGACTACGGCACAAGCTGCTATCCCTTAA